A region of Labeo rohita strain BAU-BD-2019 chromosome 2, IGBB_LRoh.1.0, whole genome shotgun sequence DNA encodes the following proteins:
- the znf830 gene encoding zinc finger protein 830: protein MTSFTRDVSVKMASLQKGKKVVNQEDLRRLMKEKKQSTDRQKRVESPYARYSGVGQLSCALCNAPVKSALLWQTHVLGKQHKDKVTELKNRDSTKTPAAPSSSSSSALKRPAPEPASASGKRAKLPLTGGAGAAGGQKEETAASSHQSVGLGLLAGHYDDDDDEDTSSKAKDAVPAAGLPADFFDSGVPSAPPAVSHSGSVSKPDDGEESVTEKKDNTAEALPEGFFDDPVRDAKVRNVDTPRDQMDKEWEEFQKEMRQVNSASDAIVAEDDEEGRLERQIDEINEQIECFRRVELLRAKQDVVKSAVTRERRQTVETRPDGSDDEEDEEELMHVLTQDWRAKGALA, encoded by the exons ATGACGTCATTCACCCGCGACGTGTCTGTGAAAATGGCTTCGTTACAGAAGGGGAAGAAGGTGGTCAATCAAGAGGATTTACGGCGATTGATGAAGGAGAAGAAACAGTCGACCGATCGACAGAAACGCGTGGAGTCTCCGTACGCCAGATACAGCGGTGTGGGTCAGCTGAGCTGCGCGCTGTGTAACGCGCCGGTGAAGAGCGCGCTGCTCTGGCAAACGCATGTGCTGGGAAAACAACACAAGGATAAAGTCACCGAGCTCAAGAACAGAGACAGCACTAAAACGCCGGCAGCACCttcatcatcctcatcctcaGCGCTGAAGAGGCCCGCGCCGGAGCCCGCGTCTGCATCCGGGAAACGCGCGAAGCTGCCGCTCACCGGAGGCGCAG GTGCCGCAGGAGGACAGAAGGAGGAGACGGCCGCATCTTCGCATCAGTCTGTGGGTCTGGGGCTCCTCGCTGGACACTAcgatgatgacgatgatgaagACACCAGCAGTAAAGCTAAAGACGCCGTCCCCGCCGCCGGTCTCCCGGCCGATTTCTTCGACAGCGGCGTCCCCTCCGCGCCGCCCGCCGTGTCGCACTCGGGCTCCGTGTCCAAACCGGACGACGGGGAGGAGAGCGTGACGGAGAAGAAGGACAACACGGCCGAAGCCTTACCCGAGGGCTTCTTCGACGACCCCGTGCGCGACGCTAAAGTGCGTAACGTGGACACGCCGCGAGACCAGATGGACAAGGAGTGGGAGGAGTTCCAGAAGGAGATGCGGCAGGTGAACAGCGCGTCTGACGCCATCGTCGCGGAGGATGACGAGGAGGGACGTCTGGAGCGGCAGATCGACGAGATCAACGAGCAGATCGAGTGCTTCCGGCGGGTGGAGCTGTTACGCGCCAAACAGGACGTGGTGAAGAGCGCCGTGACGAGAGAGAGACGCCAGACGGTCGAAACGCGGCCGGACGGCAGCGAtgatgaggaggatgaggaaGAGCTGATGCATGTGCTGACGCAGGACTGGAGGGCCAAAGGAGCCCTCGCTTGA
- the LOC127176309 gene encoding DLA class I histocompatibility antigen, A9/A9 alpha chain-like translates to MYFNSNLMKPVAKTEWIRQNEGADYWDRQTQILIGSHLVFRNNIQIAQERSNHSAVSPQVSLLQKSPSSPVTCHATGFYPSGVTITWQKNGQEHHEDVKIRELLPNADGTFQKTSTITVTPDEWKNNKFICVVKHQGKNKTANEIRTNGGDSVSIGIIVGAVVAAVILLMVIGIAGFKVYQKKKKLGPNTSTVDSATSLLS, encoded by the exons atgtattttaacagcaACTTAATGAAACCTGTGGCAAAGACAGAGTGGATCAGACAGAATGAGGGAGCAGATTACTGGGACAGACAAACTCAGATTCTGATTGGCAGCCATCTGGTCTTCAGAAACAACATCCAGATAGCACAAGAAAGGTCTAACCATTCAGCAG tctctcCTCAGGTGTCTCTGCTGCAGAAGTCTCCCTCATCTCCAGTCACGTGTCATGCTACAGGTTTTTACCCCAGTGGAGTAACAATCACCTGGCAAAAAAATGGACAAGAGCATCATGAGGATGTGAAGATTAGAGAACTTCTTCCCAATGCGGATGGAACCTTTCAGAAGACGAGCACCATCACAGTTACACCTGATGAGTGGAAGAACAACAAGTTCATCTGTGTGGTGAAACACCAGGGCAAAAACAAGACAGCAAATGAGATCAGGACAAACGGTG GAGATTCTGTTTCCATTGGCATTATTGTTGGTGCTGTTGTTGCAGCTGTCATCTTGTTAATGGTCATTGGTATCGCTGGATTTAAGGTGTatcagaagaaaaagaaattag GTCCTAACACTTCAACTGTTGACAGTGCCACTAGTTTACtttcttaa